A stretch of the Thiohalobacter sp. genome encodes the following:
- a CDS encoding DUF5335 domain-containing protein, whose amino-acid sequence MATRKIDKAELDQYFDGVSKALGAVTAEVEVAGLDIGEQVEAEWLPLAGMTYDRKDDVFEIDLGDAVDHLVLHPTEVYVEESAEGLHSIEVVDRDGHCHIVKLRKALALPAPA is encoded by the coding sequence ATGGCAACCAGGAAGATCGACAAGGCGGAACTGGACCAGTATTTCGATGGTGTGTCGAAGGCGCTCGGCGCGGTCACCGCGGAGGTCGAGGTCGCGGGGCTGGACATCGGTGAGCAGGTGGAGGCGGAATGGCTGCCGCTGGCGGGCATGACCTACGATCGGAAGGACGATGTGTTCGAGATCGATCTCGGCGACGCCGTGGATCACCTGGTACTGCATCCCACCGAGGTCTACGTCGAGGAATCGGCCGAGGGCCTGCACAGCATCGAGGTCGTCGACCGCGACGGTCATTGCCACATTGTCAAGCTGCGCAAGGCCCTGGCGCTGCCGGCACCGGCCTGA
- a CDS encoding TraR/DksA family transcriptional regulator gives MAERIPDRIDALRQALLERREALRREIIEHLEQSDEQHYIDLAGEVRDIGDASVGDLLADLNLAVIDQAVNEIRRIEQALVRIREGSYGRCIDCGVEIDLARLEAEPAAERCVDCQRRYEQTHAPAERPSL, from the coding sequence ATGGCCGAACGGATACCCGACCGGATCGACGCGCTCAGGCAGGCGCTGCTGGAACGACGCGAGGCGCTGCGCCGGGAGATCATCGAGCATCTCGAGCAGTCGGACGAACAACACTACATCGACCTCGCCGGCGAGGTGCGCGACATCGGCGATGCCTCGGTGGGCGACCTGCTGGCCGACCTCAACCTCGCGGTCATCGATCAGGCAGTCAACGAGATCCGACGCATCGAACAGGCGCTGGTGCGCATCCGCGAGGGCAGCTACGGCCGCTGCATCGACTGCGGGGTCGAGATCGACCTGGCGCGCCTGGAGGCGGAACCGGCGGCCGAGCGTTGCGTCGACTGCCAGCGCCGTTACGAACAGACCCACGCGCCGGCAGAACGGCCCTCGCTCTGA